The DNA region cattacagcttgtttctccctgatgatgaacatctgtcctgtagggtaacattacagcttgtttctacctgatgatgtcCTCCAGGTCTGTTCACCGCCCCGGTGAGAGGAGCGTACTACTTTGAGTGGTGGGTGGGGGCCCATGGGGACAACGGAGTCCACCCTGGAGCTGCTGTGCTGGTGAAGAACTCGGAGAAGATCGCCCTGGCCTATGAGCAACAGACCCAACACTACGGGACGGCGTCTAACGGCGCCAGCCTGCTGCTGGAGGCAGGAGACCAGGTGTTTGTGCGTCTGTGGGCGAACAGTCGGGCGTACGACAACGAAAATCACCACAACACCTTCAGTGGACACCTGCTGTTCCCCATGTGAGACGGACACTGCAGCTCTGTGACAGGTTGCTGTTGTCTTCATAGAATGGATCTGATTTCATCTGCATCCAAATAATAATGAGTTATAGTTGTAGACAGGGATCTTTATTCCCCTCATATTGACAGTAAATAATAGTTCAGATTCCCTCtgatttctgtcattttaatcaataaatacagaaatattgCTGCTCTGTGTGAGTGATTCTTGTTGAAAGCTGAGAATGAAATCATGAGAGTAGAAAGACACGACAGACTAAACTTAACTGAGAGATTTAGGGTCGAAACCCAACTTTAACTGTGTTATTGACACACCGaccaacgtgtgtgtgtgtgtgtgtgtgtgtgtgtgtgtgtgtgaacacaatcctggtttttaaaaataattaaaaagtgtttaatgtcagttttgtgttcacataaaataataatttcaggAGTTAAAATCATGTCTCTAGGCCTTCACAAGTGTGtgagacaaaacagacaaaataaaactacaaaagcaataaaagagacacaaaaggaactagaaagagacaaaaaacaaatacaaagagaaaagaaactacaaatagacacaaaacaactaaccctaacaacaaagacacaaaacaacaacaaaaacacaaaacaacaacaaagacacaaaaacaacaacaaagatacaaaaacaacaacaaagacacaaaacaacaacaaagacacaaaaacaacaacaaagacacaaaacaacacaaagacacaaaaacaacaacaaagatacaaaaacaacaacaaagacacaaaacaacaacaaagacacaaaaacaacaacaaagggacacaaaaacaacaacaaagacacaaaaaaaataacaaagacacaaagacaacaacaaagatacaaAATAACTTGTGCGTGCACCCATCCACCTGTTCCACCATTTATGAAGATGTGTTTTACAGAAAAGCTGTGTGTGCAGGAAATGGGGCTAATGGACTCTCAGGTGACCAATGAGGCAGCAGAAGTGCTTTCTGGGTAATTGGAGATGAGGCGTGTTCACTCTGACTCTCAGAAAAACGTTGTGGTTTCCGTGGTGAACAGTTGGTGACGCTCGTTTCGGTTGGCTGAGTTTTCCTCTCAGCCGCTGCAAACATGCAGCACTCTGCGTGTTGGAAAGTTTCTGTtcatctccaccagactccatgtaaataatcactacttttagcgtgtatagagcagcatatctccaccagactccatgtaNNNNNNNNNNNNNNNNNNNNNNNNNNNNNNNNNNNNNNNNNNNNNNNNNNNNNNNNNNNNNNNNNNNNNNNNNNNNNNNNNNNNNNNNNNNNNNNNNNNNNNNNNNNNNNNNNNNNNNNNNNNNNNNNNNNNNNNNNNNNNNNNNNNNNNNNNNNNNNNNNNNNNNNNNNNNNNNNNNNNNNNNNNNNNNNNNNNNNNNNNNNNNNNNNNNNNNNNNNNNNNNNNNNNNNNNNNNNNNNNNNNNNNNNNNNNNNNNNNNNNNNNNNNNNNNNNNNNNNNNNNNNNNNNNNNNNNNNNNNNNNNNNNNNNNNNNNNNNNNNNNNNNNNNNNNNNNNNNNNNNNNNNNNNNNNNNNNNNNNNNNNNNNNNNNNNNNNNNNNNNNNNNNNNNNNNNNNNNNNNNNNNNNNNNNNNNNNNNNNNNNNNNNNNNNNNNgtatagagcagcatatctccaccagactccatgtaaataatcactacttttagcgtgtatagagcaacATCTGTCGGCTGCTGAGCTCAGCAAAACACACTTACAGCTGATTGGCTATCAGAGTTCGTCAATAAGAGGAAATCGGATCATCTCAGATCATTAGATCAGTTTGTTTTACTG from Etheostoma cragini isolate CJK2018 unplaced genomic scaffold, CSU_Ecrag_1.0 ScbMSFa_921, whole genome shotgun sequence includes:
- the LOC117941539 gene encoding complement C1q-like protein 4; this translates as CPPGLFTAPVRGAYYFEWWVGAHGDNGVHPGAAVLVKNSEKIALAYEQQTQHYGTASNGASLLLEAGDQVFVRLWANSRAYDNENHHNTFSGHLLFPM